One part of the Drosophila teissieri strain GT53w chromosome 3R, Prin_Dtei_1.1, whole genome shotgun sequence genome encodes these proteins:
- the LOC122621735 gene encoding uncharacterized protein LOC122621735, protein MRPYGRHCESESQIYTMKYLLSMTLLLAIGLQQIDAHGMMLSPPSRSSRWRYDGSAPQNWNDNELFCGGLYTQSNNGGRCGLCGDNFLDAQPRANEIGGSIGGAGVVTRSYVAGNSITVSVKITTNHLGHFEFHLCNLDAFGGESEECFEQNRLRFPDGSDKLQIGVQSGEFDVTAVLPEGLTCSHCVLRWTYVGANNWGICDSSGNGALGCGPQETFKNCADVSVYWGRNLVKELVSGAEPVAPVEVA, encoded by the exons ATGCGTCCATACGGGCGGCATTGTGAAAGTGAAAGCCAAATATACACCATGAAGTACCTGCTCAGCATGACCTTGCTGCTGGCCATCGGGCTGCAGCAGATCGACGCCCACGGCATGATGCTGTCCCCGCCCAGTAGATCCTCCCGTTGGCGCTACGATGGATCCGCCCCCCAGAACTGGAACGACAACGAGCTCTTCTGCGGCGGATTGTAC ACGCAGTCCAACAATGGAGGTCGCTGTGGACTGTGCGGCGACAACTTCCTGGATGCCCAGCCCCGCGCCAACGAGATCGGAGGCAGCATCGGAGGAGCTGGCGTGGTGACCAGGAGCTACGTGGCAGGCAATTCCATCACCGTGAGCGTGAAGATCACCACCAACCACTTGGGCCATTTCGAGTTCCACCTGTGCAACCTGGACGCCTTCGGTGGCGAGTCGGAGGAGTGCTTCGAGCAGAACCGCCTGCGATTCCCCGATGGAAGCGATAAATTGCAGATCGGCGTACAGAGCGGCGAATTCGACGTGACAGCGGTGCTGCCAGAGGGTCTTACCTGTTCTCATTGCGTCCTCCGCTGGACCTATGTGGGTG CCAACAACTGGGGCATCTGCGATAGTTCCGGAAACGGAGCCTTGGGCTGTGGCCCCCAGGAAACCTTTAAGAACTGCGCCGATGTGAGCGTCTACTGGGGTCGCAACCTGGTCAAGGAATTGGTCAGTGGTGCAGAGCCAGTGGCTCCCGTCGAGGTCGCCTGA
- the LOC122622399 gene encoding uncharacterized protein LOC122622399, which produces MNTYQFILFLSIGFLNLMVELEGHGMMLSPTGRSSRWRYDSSAPTNYDDNALYCGGFWKQTENDGNCGLCGDDWSMEQPRPNELGGKYGSGVIVKSFAGVAEAEVNVKITANHLGYFRFHICNLDENGSESDDCFNQYPLNFTDGSQKYYINTTTGDIPVTVKLPNDLNCIHCVLRWTYTAGNNWGVCEDGTGAMGCGAQETFINCADISVLSSARSIFQEVPVEVPESM; this is translated from the exons ATGAATACCTATCAATTTATTCTGTTTCTAAGTATAGGCTTTTTAAATCTGATGGTTGAATTGGAGGGCCATGGGATGATGTTAAGTCCAACCGGAAGATCCTCGCGTTGGCGATACGATTCCTCGGCGCCAACAAATtacgatgacaatgcattaTATTGCGGGGGATTCTGG AAACAAACCGAAAATGACGGCAATTGTGGACTTTGCGGAGATGATTGGAGCATGGAGCAGCCGCGACCCAATGAGTTGGGTGGAAAATATGGCAGTGGAGTGATTGTAAAGAGCTTTGCCGGCGTAGCTGAGGCGGAAGTCAATGTTAAGATCACGGCCAATCATCTGGGCTACTTCCGGTTCCATATCTGCAATTTGGACGAAAATGGCAGCGAGTCGGACGATTGCTTTAATCAATATCCTTTGAATTTCACCGATGGTAGCCAGAAATACTACATCAACACAACCACTGGCGATATCCCAGTAACCGTGAAGCTTCCCAACGATCTCAACTGCATTCACTGCGTATTGCGCTGGACTTACACGGCGGGAAATAATTGGGGTGTTTGTGAGGATGGGACGGGCGCCATGGGCTGTGGAGCCCAGGAAACCTTTATAAACTGCGCGGATATCAGTGTATTATCCTCAGCGAGAAGTATATTCCAGGAGGTGCCCGTGGAGGTGCCGGAATCGATGTGA